From the Tenacibaculum dicentrarchi genome, the window TCCGAATTCTAATAAATCATCTACCACCTTTTTAGCAATATTAGAAGGTACAGCAAACGAATACCCTATAAAAGAACCTGTTTTTGATGAAATTGCCGTATTAATTCCAATTAATTCACCACGAGTGTTTACCAAAGCTCCTCCACTATTTCCTGGGTTTACAGCCGCATCGGTTTGAATAAAAGCTTCAATATTTTTATTTCCGTCTAAATCACGCCCTTTGGCGCTTACAATTCCTGCCGTTACAGTCGATGTTAAATTATATGGATTACCAACGGCTAAAACCCACTCGCCTATTTTGGCATTATCGGAATTTCCGAAAGCTAAATTAGGTAACGCTTCATCCGTTTCAACTTTTAGCAAGGCGATGTCATTGCTTTTATCGGCACCAATTAAAACTGCTTTTAATTTTTTTCGATTATTTAGGGTAATTTCAATATCTGTAGCACCTGCTATTACATGATTATTGGTAATAATATAGCCATCTGGCGAAATAATAACCCCGCTACCCGTTCCTACTTGCTGATATTTTTGTGTTTCATTTCTTCCAAAAAGTTGCGCATACGGATTGCGTTGTGTTCTTACCGCCGTATTTTTAACATGCACCACAGCATGTACCGTTTTTGATGCTGCCTGAGTAAAATCGGTTGGAGCTGCTATTGAATTAACCACTGTTGGCATATAATTTACAGGCGTTGTTTGTAAAGCTTCTGCTTGATTTTCAATTTTATTTTCGGCAGTATTTATTAACTGCTGTTCAAGTACTATTTTATAGCCTGCAAGTGTTATTACACCGCCTATTACTGCTATCCCTAAGGTTTTAAGTGTTTTTATCATCTTTTTTATGCGTATAATGTTTATACCAAAGATAAGATTTAAACAACTGCAACAAATCTGTTTAACGTCATTTTAACGGAGTTTAACCTGTATTTAACACTTCTATTTAGTTGATAAAATATGTATATTTGCTTTCTATGAATTTACAATTTTACAAATACCAAGGAACAGGAAACGATTTTGTTATTATCGATAATCGAAACGAGAATTTCCCTAAAAACGATGCAAAATTAATTAGCAAACTATGTCATCGACATTTTGGTGTTGGTGCCGATGGTGTTATTCTTCTAGAAAATGATGCTATCACCGATTTTAAAATGTTTTATTTTAATGCCGATGCAAGCCAAACCATGTGTGGAAATGGCGGACGCTGTGCAGTCGCTTTTGCCAAAGAATTAGGTATTATTGATACAGAAACAACTTTTACCGCTTTTGATGGCGAACATTATGCCCAAATAAATAACGGTATCGTTTCTTTACAGATGATAAATGTAAATGAAATTATTATCAAACAACATGCTGTTTTTGCCAATACTGGTACGCAACATCATGTTGAGTTAGTCGATAATTTAGACAATTACCCTGTTTTTGAAAATGGTAAAAAAATCAGATATAACGACTACGGAGCTCAAGGAACTAACGTAAATTTTGTACAGCAAATAAACAAGAATACTTTTAGAGTTCGAACCTACGAAAAAGGTGTAGAAGATGAAACCTTAGCTTGCGGAACAGGTGTTACGGCTGTTGCCATTGCTATGCACGCTACCAAAAAAACTACAGATAATATAATTAGCTTACCTGTTCAAGGTGGTTTATTAGAAGTTAGTTTTAATGAAAAAGACGGAAATTATACCGATATTTTCTTAAAAGGAAAAGCCGAATTGGTTTTTAAAGGAGCAATTAAAATTTAATTTAAAATGACAACTTTAAAAGGCGATGTTCTAAATTTAAGAGCCATCGAACCCGAAGATTTAGCCTTTCTTTTTGCTATAGAAAACAACGAGTCTTTTTGGGAAGTTAGCCACACACAAGCGCCATTTTCACGATTTATTTTAAAACAATATCTCGAAAATGCACATTTAGATATTTATCAGGCAAAGCAATTGCGGTTGGTTATTGAAGTAAGTACTAAAAGTGAAGATAAAAAAGAAGCTATCGGAATGATTGATCTTTTTGATTTTAATCCGCAGCATAAAAGAGCGGGTGTCGGTATTTTAATTCATCCGAAGTATCAAAAAAAAGGACTTGCCTTTGAAGCACTAAAACTATTAATAAACTATTGTTTTACACATTTGCAATTGCATCAATTATATGCAAATATTACTGCGGATAACAAAAATAGTATTCGGCTGTTTACAAAACATAATTTTAAACAAATCGGCATCAAAAAAGAGTGGATTTTTACTAACGGAACTTATAAAGACGAAATTTTATTTCAATTAATTCATATATAATTTCAGAAATAATTTTATCAAAAACAACTATGAAAAAAAAAATAATATACGGAATTATCGCCTCGATATTTTTAATCGGTGGATTTATTGGTTTTAATCTTTATCAGAAAATTTACGCAAAAGCAATTACTAAAAATGGGGCTATTTATATAAAAAATACCGATACTTTTGAAGATGTAAAAAAACAGCTTGCTACTTATATTGCCAAACCTCAACATTTTATTTGGGTTGCCAACATCAAAAAGTTTACAAAACCTAAAGGTGGAAAATATCAGCTGAAAAAAGGCATGAATTTAAACAATCTTGTAAATTTACTTAGAAGCGGAAATCAAACACCGATAAAACTGTCTTTTAACAACCAAGATTCCTTAGAAAAATTAGCTGGAAGAATTGCCCAACAAATTGAAGCTGACTCGGTTTCTTTAGTAAACGCAATGACAGATGCTACTTTTTTATCAGAAAATAATTTTAATCAAAAAAATGCCTTAGCAATGTACATTCCTAACAGCTATGAATTTTATTGGAATACATCTGCTGAAAAATTTCGCAATAAAATATTGCGTGAATACAAGCGTTTTTGGAACTCATCAAGATTAGAAAAAGCGAAAAAATTAAACTTATCAAAAAAAGAAGTGAGTACCTTGGCATCAATAGTTCAAAAAGAAACTGCGCAAAAAAGTGAACGCCCAATTGTGGCTGGGTTGTATTTAAACAGGTTAAGAGATGGTTGGCCATTACAAGCCGATCCTACGATAATTTATTGCATCAAACAGCTAAAAGGAGACGATTTTGTCGTAAAACGTGTTTTAACTAAAGATTTAGAAATTGAATCGGCTTATAATACGTATAAAAATACGGGCTTACCGCCTACTTTAATTGCGATGCCTGATGTTTCGGCGATTGATGCGGTTTTAAATTACAAAAAACATAATTACTATTATATGTGTGCGAGTGTTACAAAAATTGGTTTTCATGATTTTGCAAATTCATTAGCGCAACACAACAGAAATGCGTTTAAATATCAACGTTGGATTAGTAAACGAGGAATAAATAGGTAGTTTTTTAAAATCGATATTCCAAGCCTATTAATATAGTTCTTGGTAATAAATTATAAGCTGTTGTTGAGCTTCCGATATCGCTTATATTCGAATTTATAAATTGTTTCTTATTCAATAAATTTTTCGCTACTAAATTTAGTGTTAATTTATCTTTAAGCACGGTATAAGTGCTTTGAAAATCTAGAAAAGTATAGTTGTTGTTTACTTTTAAGTTTCCAAAGGAATAATTCGATAATTTTATTTTAGAATTAAATATATCGTTAAATATAAAGAACATATCGACAAAGCTTATAGTATCTAGAAACGAATTATTCTTTATAGTTTTTATCTGAATATTTTTCCATGTTGTTCCTAAGTGATAATTAAACAAACCTCTAAAACTCGAGCGCAACTCGAAACCGTAATTATAATTTTTTGTTATTATCTCTCTTAAACGAGCATTGTTAATAGTGTTTTTATAGTCACTTTTAACATAGCCTGTTTTTAGTTTTAAAATTGAGTTAATAAACGTAAAATAATAGTCGGCATTTGCTGTAATTCCTATAATGTTATTTTATTGTCTTGAAGAATAACATTTTTAGCTATCCTTTCTTGTGTTTTATCAACAAGTACATCAACTATTAATTTTTTATAAGCCAACGAAGAAAATATTAATAAATAATCTCCTTGTTTAACTTTACCGAAAGAATAATACCCTTTTTCATAGGGTACTTTTAAAATTGTATTTGTAGGGTATTTAATTTTACTTGCCCTCCATTTAAAAGTATTTGTTATATCAGATATTTCTAAGATTAAACCTGGCAATCCATTAAATTTCCATGGACCAAAAGAAAAAGGTAATTGTATCGTGTACCAAGCAGTATAATTTCTTCCCCTAAAACTAACTGTAGCTTTACTACAATTATAATTTGCAATTTTTTTTGTTTCTGTATGTGCTATTTTCCAATCCATTTTTGGAACCTCTTCAGTTATTTCATAGATATCATCTTTTCTAATATCATAGCTAATAAGTGTATTGTTTTTTTTATTGGTTACTCTATAAATATCAATTCTATCGCCACCAATAGTAATTTCACCTGATGAATTTGATGCTGATTTCCCACCGGTATTTAATCTGTCTAAAAAAGTTTTAAATATAGCTGTTTCATTATCACAGTTTAATACTCCTATTGTTTCTTGATACCTATAATTATCGTAAAAATCATACTCGATAGTTATCTTATTTTGTTGTGAAAACCCCAGTAGAGGTATAAATAATAGTAATATAAATTTCATTTTTTTATTATAAAAGAGATTTTACATCTTTTTAACATGTAAAATCTCTAGCGTTAATTATTATTTATCTAATTTATTTAATAAATCAGACAGTAGTTTTCGACAATCTTTCGCCGTTTCTGTCTTTAGCACCTTTTTAAATACCGTTTGCCCTGTTTTATTATTCTTAATAAGAATACTACAGTCTCCACTAATGTCATTATAACTAACAAATAAAGTAGTTTTAGTCTCTTTTTCAATAAAATTTAATGTTTTAGATAATTTAATGTTTTTATCATCTATTTTTTCTAAACCTACAGCATTCGCTGATACAAAAGCACCTAAAAATAGTGCTGTTAACAATACTTTTTTCATAATTTAAAATTTAATAAAATATTTACTTAACTTATGAATTATTTATATTCAACCATAAGATTGCTGACTACATTGCAATGTGCCACAAAGCTATTTAATTAGAATCATTATAACTGAATAATCTAACTCCTTTTCCGATTAAGGGTTAACCCTTAATCGGAAAAGCTATTCTAATAATAATACCTTTACTTTGAATTAAAATAAAAAAAACATGAAAAGCTCAATAGAAACTAAAATGAGTTTAATTTTAAATAAATTAAAAAAAGAACGCTTAAAAACAGGCTTATCTCAATGGGACTTTGGAGAAAAAATTGGGCTGAGTCAAAATGCGTATTACAAGCTAGAAACAGGAAAAGCTAAGTTAGATTTATATCGCTTTTTAAATATTTGTAAAGTACTAGATATTGAACCTTCATCTTTTTTCTAAAAAATTGCAAACGCAAATTATACGTTAGCAAAACATTAAATAAAAATTACATATACCCAAAACACCCTGAAATGCTTTAAGTCATTTCAGGGTGTTTTATTTTAAAAAAATATTAAAATCCTAAAACTAAACGCTATTTTATTAACAATCAATCAAAATAAGCTGTTTTTATTGCGTTTTTATAGCAAAAAAACAATTTAATATTACATATAGCTAATATTGTACTAATGTTAATATTATATTAAAACTAAATTTACATCAAAATAAAATACCTTTTATCAATACTCTTTAAAATACCTTTCAATTTATGATTTCTTCTAAAAAAAATCTTCAAAAAAAATTTTTAGCCCTACTAGTATTGTGCTATTCTTACGGGTTTAGCCAACAGGCAGCACCTGCACTTCCTACATCAAAAGTAAAAGAAACAGTCGCATGTACTAAAGGATATAATCATAAAGATCATAGCAAACATACTAGCTCAAATAAAATGGCTAGAGCAAATTCTCCTGATACATTTGTTGGTTGGGCATCTTATAGCGGCGCAAACTTAGTTGCTAAACTAAAAGAAACCACCGATTACGATACCAATTTAAGACCCCTTTTTGACTACGGTCAATACGGTGGATCTTTATTTTCTAGTACCAATATAAAAGCAGTTGCCGATGCTGTATATAATATGTCAGCCTCTTATGATGGTACAGAATCAAGTGGGATGTTTGGTTTAGTTACCTACTTACACTGTGCAAGTTATCATGAATTTTTTCAAACAGAAGTAACACTAAATACAGAGGCTAAAAGTGCCTATAAACTTGCCGTTAAATACCTTTCTACAAACGCTCGTTTATGGGATACCACAGAATACGGTTTAGGTGTTTTAGATGAATTTTTAATAATGTGTGATTACGATGGTTTAAGAGATAAAGATTTTGTGTTAGATGTTATCAAAACAGCCATCCGTAATTTAACTGAAAAAGACAACTGGCGAGCTGTTGTTAACGACCAACAAATGCTAACAAAATATATTACTGCATACAACAGAATATTCTTTTTAATGTTTAGAGGGATGCAACCTGTAGATGTTGCTTATGAAGCATCGCTTAATAATGATCCTGAATTTTTACAATTATTGTCAAATTTAGCTACGGATAAAGAATTAAGAACTGAAAATGACGATTTAGCTTTAATGGTAAATAACGCCATTGGAGAAATGACCAGAACTGCTGATAGTTCAGATGTTTTAAAAGATCAAACAGAGCCTTTTATTGCTGAAATTGCACAAAGTTATGAGCGATTAACGCCTAACTGGTACAAATCAATAAAATCTATCAATGAATCAGGAAATTGTGCGAAATACAACTTATGTGTAAATATGGACGACATAACAGCCGAAGTTGAAGCAATGCTTTTTCCTAATACCTTTACCTTTGACGATGGACGCTTAAAAGTAAGAACTCCGTTAGACTATAAAACAGTTCAAGAATTATACTACGCTTCGAAACAAGTACAAACACAGTTTTTTAGAGCCTTAGCCACAGATGAACCTGTTACTGGTGACCCTAATTTAAACTTAAATATGGTGGTGTACGGTACGATGAAAGATTATCATGACTGGCAAACAATTTTAAACGGCTTAGCGACCAATAACGGTGGAATGTACATTGAAAGAGGTGCTACTTTTTACACCTACCAAAGAACTTTTGCAGAAAGTACTTTTAGCTTAGAGGAACTATTCAGACATGAATATGTACATTATTTACAAGGGCGCTATATTGCAAACGGTTTTTGGGGTTCAACTGAATTTTATAAAGATGGACGTTTAATTTGGTTTGAAGAAGGGATGGCTGAACATTTTGCAGGTAGTACCGATAATGACGGTGTTAGAATTAGAGAAAGCCAAGGTTCTAATGTAAAAAACGAAGGTGCTAGTGAGTATATGACTGTAAAGGAAGTTTTA encodes:
- a CDS encoding trypsin-like peptidase domain-containing protein translates to MIKTLKTLGIAVIGGVITLAGYKIVLEQQLINTAENKIENQAEALQTTPVNYMPTVVNSIAAPTDFTQAASKTVHAVVHVKNTAVRTQRNPYAQLFGRNETQKYQQVGTGSGVIISPDGYIITNNHVIAGATDIEITLNNRKKLKAVLIGADKSNDIALLKVETDEALPNLAFGNSDNAKIGEWVLAVGNPYNLTSTVTAGIVSAKGRDLDGNKNIEAFIQTDAAVNPGNSGGALVNTRGELIGINTAISSKTGSFIGYSFAVPSNIAKKVVDDLLEFGIVQQAILGISIDATVKDIEGVKIGAITNNSEAKKAGLQQGDIITKVNAVKIAKFSDLKGQLTAKRPGEYVSVTVLRNDKVLTKNVKLGKKDTFTSLSFGVQLKDLTSEEKKKYKLKSGAKITRTNNKGFQYYKVGEGYILTKINGKEVQGASQAVSILDTYTGEAQMYLELLSPSGKIERYRF
- the dapF gene encoding diaminopimelate epimerase, which translates into the protein MNLQFYKYQGTGNDFVIIDNRNENFPKNDAKLISKLCHRHFGVGADGVILLENDAITDFKMFYFNADASQTMCGNGGRCAVAFAKELGIIDTETTFTAFDGEHYAQINNGIVSLQMINVNEIIIKQHAVFANTGTQHHVELVDNLDNYPVFENGKKIRYNDYGAQGTNVNFVQQINKNTFRVRTYEKGVEDETLACGTGVTAVAIAMHATKKTTDNIISLPVQGGLLEVSFNEKDGNYTDIFLKGKAELVFKGAIKI
- a CDS encoding GNAT family N-acetyltransferase is translated as MTTLKGDVLNLRAIEPEDLAFLFAIENNESFWEVSHTQAPFSRFILKQYLENAHLDIYQAKQLRLVIEVSTKSEDKKEAIGMIDLFDFNPQHKRAGVGILIHPKYQKKGLAFEALKLLINYCFTHLQLHQLYANITADNKNSIRLFTKHNFKQIGIKKEWIFTNGTYKDEILFQLIHI
- the mltG gene encoding endolytic transglycosylase MltG, translating into MKKKIIYGIIASIFLIGGFIGFNLYQKIYAKAITKNGAIYIKNTDTFEDVKKQLATYIAKPQHFIWVANIKKFTKPKGGKYQLKKGMNLNNLVNLLRSGNQTPIKLSFNNQDSLEKLAGRIAQQIEADSVSLVNAMTDATFLSENNFNQKNALAMYIPNSYEFYWNTSAEKFRNKILREYKRFWNSSRLEKAKKLNLSKKEVSTLASIVQKETAQKSERPIVAGLYLNRLRDGWPLQADPTIIYCIKQLKGDDFVVKRVLTKDLEIESAYNTYKNTGLPPTLIAMPDVSAIDAVLNYKKHNYYYMCASVTKIGFHDFANSLAQHNRNAFKYQRWISKRGINR
- a CDS encoding TonB-dependent receptor — encoded protein: MFFIFNDIFNSKIKLSNYSFGNLKVNNNYTFLDFQSTYTVLKDKLTLNLVAKNLLNKKQFINSNISDIGSSTTAYNLLPRTILIGLEYRF
- a CDS encoding GLPGLI family protein, with translation MKFILLLFIPLLGFSQQNKITIEYDFYDNYRYQETIGVLNCDNETAIFKTFLDRLNTGGKSASNSSGEITIGGDRIDIYRVTNKKNNTLISYDIRKDDIYEITEEVPKMDWKIAHTETKKIANYNCSKATVSFRGRNYTAWYTIQLPFSFGPWKFNGLPGLILEISDITNTFKWRASKIKYPTNTILKVPYEKGYYSFGKVKQGDYLLIFSSLAYKKLIVDVLVDKTQERIAKNVILQDNKITL
- a CDS encoding helix-turn-helix transcriptional regulator, with protein sequence MKSSIETKMSLILNKLKKERLKTGLSQWDFGEKIGLSQNAYYKLETGKAKLDLYRFLNICKVLDIEPSSFF